One Burkholderia sp. 9120 genomic window, GACGAGCCGCGCAACCAGCCCGCTTTCATCTTTTCGATGACGATGGAAAACCACGGCCCGTTGCATCTGGAGCGGGTCGAGGCCGGCGAGGGCGCCGCCTTCCACGCATTGGGCGACGACCCGCGCTGGCGCGACCTGACCGCTTATCTGCGCCACCTCGCCAACGCCGACGCGATGCTCGGCCACCTGATCGCGGCATTACGCGCGCGGCGGCGCGAGACGGTGCTGTGTTTTTACGGCGATCACGTGCCGGCGTTGCCGCACGTGTTCGTCGATCTCGGGTACGAACCGTCCCGCAGCGATTACTTCATCTGGCGCAATTATGGCGACGCGCCCGCTATCCGGAAAGATTTGTGCGCCGAGCAGCTCGGGCCCGCTCTCGTTCGATCGCTCGAACCGGTGAGGCCTCGTGGCAAGCCGGCGCGCACGCTGTACCCAACAACTGAACAATGACGAAACAGATTGCAATTGTGGGGATGGCTTGCCGTTTCCCCGGCCATGTAGAGAGCCCGGAAGACTTCTGGGCGCTGCTGCGCGACGAAAAAGACGCGGTCACTCAGGTGCCGGCCGACCGCTTCGGCACGGAGTTCTATCAGCATCCGTCGAAGCGCGAAGCGGGTAAGAGCTATACGTTCTCGGCCGGCGTGCTCGACGACGTCGCGGGTTTCGACGCGGCGTTCTTCGGCATTTCGCCGCGCGAGGCGCAGCAGATGGATCCGCAGCAACGGCTGCTGCTCGAACTCGCGTGGGAAACCTTCGAGGACGCGGGCGTGCGTCCGCGCGAGATGGAGGGCAGCAACTGCGCGGTGTATATCGGCGTGGCGAGTCCGGACTACGGCAACCGTTTCGTCGACGACCTGAACGCGGTCGATCCGTATTCGGCGACCGGCAACACGCTCAGCATTGCGTCGAACCGTCTGTCGTATCTGTTCGATCTGCGCGGGCCGAGCGTGTCGGTGGATACGGCGTGCTCGTCGTCGCTGGTCGCCTTGCATCAGGCGTGTCAGGCATTGCAATCCGGCGATGCCGAGATGGCGCTTGCCGGTGGCGTGAATCTGCTGCTGCATCCGTTCGGTTTCGTGACGTTCTCGAAGGCCTCGATGCTGTCGCCGCGCGGTCGTTGCCGCGCGTTCGACGCGACCGGCGACGGCTACGTGCGTTCGGAAGGCGGCGCGCTGGTGATGCTCAAAACGCTCGACCGCGCGCTAGCCGACGGCGACACGATTCACGCGGTGATCGCCGGTTCGGGCGTCAACTCGGACGGCTACTCGCAAGGCGGCATCAGCGTGCCGGGCGCGGCCACCCAGGCGGCGCTGCTGCGCACGGTGTACGACCGCGCGGGCGTCGATCCGCGTTCGCTCGCGTATGTCGAAGCGCACGGCACGGGCACGGCGGTCGGCGATCCGATCGAAGCGCGCGCGCTGATGGAAGTGGCGTCGGCGGGGCGTGAGGTGGACCGTCCGCTGTTGATCGGCTCGGTGAAGACCAACGTGGGCCACCTGGAAACCGCGTCGGGCATGGCGGGCCTGATGAAGGCGATTCTGTGCCTGAAGCATCGCGCGGTGCCGAAGACGCTGCATTTCGAAACGCCTAATCCGGCGATCGATTTTGTCGGCGGTCGCCTGCGCGTGGTGGATCGTCTGACGCCGCTGCGTAGCGACGGGCAGCCGCTGGTGATCGGCGTCAACTCGTTCGGCTTCGGCGGGACGAATGCGCACGTCGTGCTGAAAGAAGCGCCGGGCGCTGTCGCTACGGCGCAAGCGGCTAGCGACACGCACAACGAAACCGGCAACGACATCGCACCGTTGCCGCTCATCCTCTCGGCGCGCTCGGCCGCCGCGCTGCCGGCACTCGCTGAGCGCTATCTGGCCGCGCTGGAGAACGGCACGTCGTGGAACACGCTCGCGTCGAACGCGGCGCATCGTCGGCAATGGCTCAAGTACCGCGCGGTGATCGCGCCGGCCACGTCAGACGAAGCACGCGCGGCACTCGGCGCGCTAATCGCGCCGACGCCGGATCAGACGACGTCGGCACTCGTGCAAGGCGACACACCCGGCGACGACACACGTCTCGCACTCGTGTTTTCCGGCAACGGTTCGCAGTGGGCCGGCATGGGCAAGCAGTTGCTCGAGCAGGAGCCCGTATTCAGCGCCGCGCTCGACGAACTCGACGCATTGTGGTGCGCCGACGGCAGCCCGTCGCTGGTCGCCGCGTTGCGTGAAGGCGTGAGCGCCACGCTGCTGGAAGCCACCGAACACGCGCAGCCGTTGCTGTTCGCGCTGCAGGTCGGCGTGGTGCGCGTGATCGAAGCGCGCGGCGTCGGCTTCGACGTGTGCCTTGGCCACAGCGTCGGCGAAGTCGCCGCCGCGTGGGCCTCGGGCGCGCTGACGCTGGCGCAGGCTGTTCACGTGATCAAGATCCGCAGCCGGGCTCAAGCCGCCACGCGCGGCACGGGCCGCATGGCCGCCGCCGGTCTCGGCGAAACCGCCATGCGCGCGCTGCTCGCGCAACTGGGCGTCGATGCCGATGTGGAAGTGGCGGGCGTGAACAGCCCGCAAGCGGTGACGCTGGCCGGTCCGTTGGACGCATTGCAACGGGTCGAAGCGGCAGTGAAGGAAAGCGGCCGCTTCTTCCAGATGCTGGATCTCGACTACGCGTTCCATAGCCGCCAGATGAATCCGATCGAGCCGGGCGTGCTGCAAGGCCTCGCCGATCTGACGCCGGGCGTGGCGACACGCCGTTTCGTTTCGACGGTGACGGGTGCCGAACTCGCGGGCACGGAGCTCGACGCGCATTACTGGTGGCGCAATATCCGCGAGCCGGTGCGTTTCGGCGACGCCGTCGCGCAGGTCGCGCAAACCGGCGTGCGCCTGTTCCTCGAAGTCGGCCCGCACTCGATCCTGCGCACGTACGTGACGCAAACGCTCGACGACGTCCGCGTCAGCGGCCGCTCGCTGGCCACGCTCAAGCGCCATCACGACAGCGCGCGGATGCTGCAACAGGCGATCCACGCGACGATCGCGAACGGCGCGCGCGTTGACGCGCAACGCTTCGCGCCGATGGGCGCGCGCGTGGCGCTGCCGTCGTATCCGTGGCAGCACGAACGCTACTGGCTCGGCCCGACCGCCGAAGCCTACAACCTGGTTAACCGGCGCCGCGAACATCCGCTGCTCGGCTACCGTCTGCACGAGCATGCGCTCGCGTGGGAAAACCAGCTCGATCCGGCCGGTTTGCCGATGCTCGCCGATCATGTGGTGGACGGCGGCGTGGCGTTTCCGGGGGCGGGTTACGTCGAGATGGCGCTGGCCGCCGCGCGCGTGCATTTCGGCACCGCGAGCTGCGCGGTGGAGAACCTCGAAATCCGTTTGCCGGTGGTGTTCCAGCCGCAGCATTCGAAGCTGTTCCGTTTCACCGTCGACGTTCGCACCGCGAGCTTCACGATCGAAACACGCGACCGCATGTCCGACGAAGCGTGGTCGCTCAACGTCACCGGGCGTCTGCTCGCGAGCGGTTGCGCGCTGAGCGACGATGCCGCGACGAGCCGCCTGCCGGCCGCCACGCTGACCGATCTGTTCGCCCGGCCGGCCATGTCCGGCGCCACGCTGTACGACAACACCACGGCGATCGGCCTGACGTACGGCCCGGCGTTCCAATGGGTCCGCTCGGTGCAGGTCGACGCCGACGCCGACATTGCGCTCGCGGAAGTAGACGTGCCGGCGGTGCTCGCGCAAGCGCCGGCTGACCTCGACGCTTATGCGTTGCATCCGGCCTTGATGGATAGCGGTTTTCATCCGCTGTTCGCGTTGCTCGCGGCGGCGGATCAAAGCGGTCTCGACCATGCGGCGTACGTGCCGGTGCAACTCGGCCGCATCGACTATCTGCGCGGCGACGCGATCCGCTATGTGCTCGCGCGGATCGAGCGGCGCAGTCCGCACTCGGTGGTGGCGTCGTTCGAATTCGCCGACGCGCAAGGCGCGATCGTCGCGCGGCTCGGGGCCTGCCGGTTCCGCCGCGTCGATCTGAAGGGCCGCCGTCAGCAGGCGCCCGCACGCTACACCTATATCGTCGAAGCCAAACCGCTCGCCGCCGATGTCGACGCGCACACGCTGCCTGAACCGGCCGCGTTGCTCGTCGATGCCGCCGCCGCGCTGGCCGGCCGCGAAGATCAGTCGCGCCGCCATGTGCACCTGACCGAAATGCTGCCGCTGCTCGACGTGCTGGCCGGCGCCTACGCGCTGCAGGCGCTCGACGCGCTGAAGGTGTTCGACCACGCGGCGCTGCCGGACTGCGCGCATCCCACGTTGCTCGCGCGGCTCGCGCAGATCGCCGTGGAAGACGGTCTCGCGACGCGCGACGGCGCCCGTCTCGTGCGCGACGACGCGGCCTGTGCGAACCTGCCGGGCATCGACGAACTGTGGCGCGAGCTGATCGCGCAATCGCCGGCGCACGTGGCGGAGTTGACGCTGCTCGCGCATTGCGGCGCGGCGTTGCCGGCAGTCTTGCGCGGCGACGTGAGCGGCGCGCAAATTTTGCCGCCGTCGCGCAGCAGCCTGGTCGAGCATTTCTTCGAAGCCTCGCCGACATGGACCCACGTCAACGCACTGGCCGGCGAGTGCCTGCATCGCGCGATCGAAGGCTGGAGCGAGCCGCGCCGTCTGCGCGTGCTCGAACTGGATTCGCCGTCGAGCGACGTGCTGCAACCGCTGGCGATTCACGTGCCGGTGTCGCGCTGCGATTACACGATCGCGGGCACGCATGAACAATTGAGCGGCTTCGACGCGAGCGGGCATCCGTCGATGCACATCGCCACCATCGAGTTCGGCGAGACACCGCGTCTGTCCGGCATCGAGGCGGGCGAGCGCTACGACCTCGTCGTCGCGAGCCATGTGCTGGCGGCCCAGACCGAGCCGCGCGCACTGCTCGCCGCGCTGCGCGGCTGGCTTGCGCCGGGCGCGCTGGTGGTCGTCACGGAGCCGCGCAATAGCCGCTTCGCCGACATCGTGTTCGATCTCGACGCGGAGGCCGCGCATGCGAACGCGCGCCGGGCGGCCTGGTTGTCGCCGCAAGCGCTGACGAAGCAGCTCGAAGCGGCCGGCTTCGAACAGGTCACGCGACATGCCGAACAACATCTGGATCTGGAAGGCGCGCCGACGCTGATCGTGGCGCGCGAACCGCGAGCGGCCTCGCGCGCCGCCGATGCAGGCAACGTTGCAACGCAGGCGACGCAGGCTCAACCGACGCATTGGTCCTTGCTGTACGCAGCGGATAGCGGTGATAGCGCGTCTGGCGCTGGTAGCGACACTAGCGACACACTGGCCGCCGCACTGCAAGCCGCTGGCCATTCGACGTCGACGACTATCTTGCACACGTTGCGTCACGACATGAGCAAACTGGCCGCACCGGCCGGGCACGTTCATCACGTGGTGTTCATCGCACCGGATCACAGCCTGTCCGCAAACGCGGACGGCGCCGACGTGATGCTCGCGCAGCAGCAGACCACGCTCGCGCTGGCGCAACTGGTGCGCGATCTCACCGCGGTCGCCGGCATCATGCAGCCGCAACTGTGGATCGTCACGCGCGGCGGCGCGCCGCTCGCGGCGCCGTTCGCGGACGCCGCCACGCTGCGTCCCGAGCAGGCGGCGATGTGGGGTTTGGGCCGCGTGCTGGCCAACGAACATCCGGAACTGTCGTCGCGTCTTGTCGACGTTTGCACCGGATGCCGCGACGCGGGCGCGCTGCTGGCGCGTGAACTGCTCGCCGCCGACGGCGAAGAAGAAGTGTTGCTGACGCCGCATGGCCGCTACGTGCCGCGCATGTTGCCGGCCGCGACCGCCGCGTTGCGCGACAAGGACGCTGCGCCGCTGCGCGCGCAGAACGAAGCCGCGGTGCTGGGTTTCGCGTCGCCGGGTTCGTTGCGCAACCTCGAATGGTTCGGTTTGCCGCAGCGCGAACTCGCGCCGGACGAAGTCGAAATCGAACCGGTCGCCACCGGCCTGAATTTCCGCGACGTGATGTACGCGATGGGCCTGCTGTCCGATGAAGCGGTCGAAAACGGCTTTGCGGGCGCGACGATCGGCATGGAGTTGTCCGGCCGCGTGGCGCGCGTGGGACGCGACGTCGCGCGTTTCGCGCCGGGCGACGCGGTGCTCGGTTTCGCGCCCGCGTCGTTCGCGAACCATGTGTGGACCAAGGCCGAGGCCATCGCGCACAAACCCGCGCGTCTCACGTTCGAAGAAGCGGCCACGGTGCCGACCACCTTCTTCACCGCGTACTACGCGCTGTGCGAGCTGGCGCGTTTGCGTCGCGGCGAGCGCGTGCTGGTGCACGGCGCGGCGGGCGGCGTGGGGATCGCGGCGATTCAACTGGCGCGTCATCTCGGCGCGGAAGTGTTCGCGACGGCGGGCAGCCGCGAGAAGCGCGAATTCGTGCGCCTGCTCGGTGCCGATCACGTGTTCGATTCGCGCAGCCTTGCCTTCGCCGATGAAATTCGGGAACGCACGCAAGGCGCGGGCATCGATATCGTGCTGAATTCGCTGGCGGGTGAGGCGATGGTGCGCAGCATCGACACGCTGCGTCCGTTTGGCCGTTTTCTCGAACTTGGCAAGCGCGATTTTTATGAAAACAGCCGGATCGGGCTGCGTCCGTTCCGCAACAACATCAGCTATTTCGGCATCGACGCGGATCAATTGATGAGCGCGTTGCCGGGCCTGACCGCACGTCTGTTCGACGAGGTCATGCAACTGTTCGCGGATGGCGTGCTGCATCCGCTGCCGTATCGCGCGTTTCCGGCCGAACGGGTCGAGGAAGCGTTCCGGCATATGCAGCAGGCGCGGCAGATCGGCAAGATTCTCGTGACCTATCCGGCGGGCACGCCGAGCCCCGCACGCGCGAGCTCGACGGCGGCGGCGTTGCAACTCGATCCGGCGGCGGCGTATCTGATCGTCGGCGGTACGGGCGGTCTCGGTTTCGCCACCGCGCGCTGGATGATGTCGCGCGGCGCGCGCCATCTGACGCTGGCCAGCCGTTCCGGCTCGCTCACGCCGGAGTTCGCCGAAGAAGCCGCGCGCTGGCGTAACGAAAACGGCACCCAGGTGCATGCCGCCGCGTGCGACGTCACCGACGCCGCCGCGCTCGACCTGCTGCTCGCGGATATCGGTCAGCGCGGCACGCCGCTCAAAGGCGTGCTGCATTCGGCGATGGTGATCGACGACGGCCTCGTGCGCAATCTCGACGACGCGCGTTTCGCCGCCGTGCTCGCGCCGAAGCTGGCCGGTGCGTGGAATCTGCACCAGGCCACTCGCACCGCGGCGCTCGATTTCTTCGTGGTCTATTCATCGGCGACGACTTTCCTCGGCAATCCGGGGCAGTCGAGCTACGTGGCGGCCAACAGCTTCCTCGAAGCATTGATCGTGCAACGTCGCGCGGCCGGTCTGGCGGGCACGTATATGGCCTGGGGGCCGCTCGACGACGTCGGTTTCCTCGCACGCAATGCGGAGACGCGCGAAGCGTTGCAGGCGCGCATTGGCGGTTTGTCGATCACGTCGGCGGAAGCGCTGCATGCGCTCGAACGTGCGCTGGTCGACCTCAACGCGGGCGAAGCGGTGGTGCGGCTCGACTGGCAGGCGCTGTCGCTCGGCATGCCGGCGGCGCGCGCGCGCCGTTACACCGAGTTGCACGCGCGCGGCAGTCACGAGCCGGCGCGCCAGGGCGGCGCGCAGATGCGCGATCAGATCGCCGGGCTGCCGTTCGCGGACGCGCTGCATCTGGTCGAGGAAACCTTGCAGGCGCAGATCGCGCGAATCCTGCATATGTCGCCGGAAAAAATCGAAACCGGCCGCTCGATCCTCGATATGGGCATGGATTCGCTGATGGGCATGGAGTTGGGCATGGCGGTGGAAGAGAGCTTCCAGGTCAAGCTCTCGATCATGACGATGGCCGAAGGCGCGACCGTGCATTCGCTCGCGCAACGCATCGTCGAGTCGATCCAGACTCAGGACGAGACGGCAGATAACGGCGTCGCGGCGCAGGTGGCGGCGGTCGCCGCGCAACATGCGCTCGACGTCGGCGCGCATGCGCTGGCCGATGTCGCGGATGCCATGTCGGCGCAAGCCGGCGCGTTGTCCGCATCCACGTCCGCGCCGTCCGGTGTCACGACGGAGCTCGTCTGATGCGCGCGCCGGCCGGCTGGAGCGACCGCGAAGGCACGCTTGCCCGCGAGCTGACGTTGAGCGGTCACGGCCTGCATACCGGCCGTCGCGTGAACGTGCGGATCCTGCCGGGCAACGCCGACAGTCGGCGCGGCATTGTGTTCCGCCGCGTGCAGGACGGCCGCGCGCTCGCGGAACTGCCGGTGAGTCCGACGTTGCGGCGCGGCCAGCCGCTCTGCACGATGCTCGAATCGAGCGACGGTGTGCGGGTGCGTACCGTCGAGCATCTGCTCGCGTCGCTGCTGACCTGCGAAATCGATCGCGCGACGGTCGAGCTGGATGCCGAAGAAGTGCCCATTCTCGACGGCAGCGCGCAGCCGTGGATCGACGCGATCCGCGCGTGCGGCCGGATCGGTTTGCCGCACGCCAAGCGCTTCATTCGCGTGCTGCGCCCAGTGAGGATCGCCGACGGCGCGGGCACCCGCGACGAACGCAGCATCTCGATCGAACCGTCGACTCACTATGAAATGACGGTGCGCAACGACCTGAAGGGCTTCGGCGAACTGCGCTGGGACGGCGCGCTGACGCCCGCGAGTTTCGCCGAGCAGATCGCGCCGTCGCGTTCGTATGGCCGCGTCAAATGGGCGATTCCCGCGATTCTCGCCGGCTACGTGCGCGGCATGCCGATTCTGCGCGGCGCGCGTTTGTCGTGCACCGCCGCGATTGTCGGCAACCGCGTAGTGGGCGGCATGCGCGTGCCCGACGAATTCGTGCGGCACCGCGTGCTCGATCTGGTCGGCGATATGGCCATGGCCGGCGCGCCGTTGCTCGGTCGCGTGAATGCGCTGCGGCCGAGTCACGAAATGAATTACCGGCTGGTTGCCGAACTGCTCGCCACGCCGGATGCGTGGGAGTGGGCCGAATTCACGGCTTGAACATTACCAGCGCACCGCGTGCGGGGTGGCTGGTTACGAGGTTATCGGAACACTATGGGATTGGGCGACAACATCCGCCAGCAACTCGCCGCGAAGGCGTTGATGCGGCAACTGGAACGCGTCTCCGAAGAAGCGCAGACGCCGGGCGCGCCGTTGGCCGCAGTCGGCCCGCGCGCGGTGCAGGACGCCTCGCGTGCCGCAATGTGCAGCTTCGAGACGATGCCCGGTTATCAGCAGGTCGAGATCTTGCGGCAGATGGGCGAAAAATTGCAGGTGCAGTCGCCGTTCTTCCGCGTGCACGACGGCATTGCGGGCGCGACCACGCGGATTGGCGGCGCCGAGTATCTGAACTACGCGAACTACAACTACCTGGGCCTGGCCGGCGATTCGCGGGTGTCGGCACGCGCCAAGGAAGCGATCGACCGTTACGGCACCTCGGCGTCCGCGAGCCGGATGGTGGCGGGCGAACGGCCGGTGCAGCGCGAACTGGAAACGGCGCTCGCATCGTTCTATGAAGTCGACGATTGCGTCGTGTTCGTGAGCGGCCACGCGACCAACGTGACGGTGATCGGCTCGCTGTTCGGACCCGGCGATCTGATCGTGCACGATTCGCTCGCGCATAACAGCATCGTGCAGGGCGCGCAGTTGAGCGGTGCGAAACGCCTGAGCTTCGCGCACAACGACTGGCAGGCGCTCGACGCGCTGCTCGCGCGCGTGCGCCACGACTACCGGCGTGTGCTGATCGCGATCGAAGGGCTGTACAGCATGGACGGCGATATTCCCGATCTGGCGCAGTTCGTCGATATCAAGCGGCGCCATGCAGCGTTCCTGATGGTCGACGAAGCGCACTCGCTCGGCGTGCTCGGCGAGCATGGCCTGGGCGTGCGCGAACAGTGCGGCGTGGCGAGCGGCGATGTCGATATCTGGATGGGCACGCTCAGCAAAACGCTGGCGGGTTGCGGCGGTTTTATCGCCGGCTCGCAGGCGTTGATCGACATCTTGCGGCATCTGGCGCCGGGCTTTCTGTACAGCGTGGGTCTCGCGCCGTCGCTCGCGGCGGCTTCACTGGCCGCGCTGGAACGTCTCGTTGCCGAACCGGAGCGGGTGGCGCAATTGCGCGCGCGCGGCCGGCAGTTTCTCGACGAAGCGCGCGCGGCAGGACTCGACACCGGCAAGAGCGCGGGCTACGCGGTCGTGCCGATCATCACCGGCAGCACCTTGAAAGCCGCGCAATGGGCCAACGCGATGTTCGCCGACGGCATCAACGTGCAGCCGATTTTCTATCCGGCCGTCGAAGAAAAGGCGGCACGTCTGCGGTTTTTCATCTGCTCGACGCACGAGCCCGAGCAGATCAGCCGAACCATCGCGGCGCTCAAGCGCCTGCCTCGCTAGAGAGAAGCCATTCCGCCATGCACGCCGTACAAGCCGACCGTCCCGACCTTGGTATGCCACCGCGCGAGCGCGTCTCCGCCGCGCTGAGTTTTCGTCCCGCACGGCCTGACGACGCCGACGCCTGCGCGCCGCTGATCTTCGCTTCGGGCGTGCGCGAGTTCGGCTTCTTTCTGGGCGAACCCGCTGCGACCTGCATCGATTTTCTGGGCTTCGCGTTCGGCTCGAAGCAGGGCCGTTTTTCGTACCGGCGTCACCGCGTGGCCGTGGACGGCAACGCCCGGGTGGTCGCGGTGCTGGCCGTGCACGACGGTCGCAGAACCTGGCTCGACGATCCGCACGTCGCGCTGATGCTGCTGCTGTTTTTCGGCATCCGCCGCACGGTGCGCATGCTGTTGCGCGGCCTTACGCTGGAGAGCGAATTGCCCGCGCCGAAGTCGTCGCAGACGCTGATCGCACATTGCGCGACGCACGAACAGGTGCGTGGCACGGGGCTGTTCAGCGGGCTGTTCGCCGACGCA contains:
- a CDS encoding UDP-3-O-acyl N-acetylglycosamine deacetylase, producing MRAPAGWSDREGTLARELTLSGHGLHTGRRVNVRILPGNADSRRGIVFRRVQDGRALAELPVSPTLRRGQPLCTMLESSDGVRVRTVEHLLASLLTCEIDRATVELDAEEVPILDGSAQPWIDAIRACGRIGLPHAKRFIRVLRPVRIADGAGTRDERSISIEPSTHYEMTVRNDLKGFGELRWDGALTPASFAEQIAPSRSYGRVKWAIPAILAGYVRGMPILRGARLSCTAAIVGNRVVGGMRVPDEFVRHRVLDLVGDMAMAGAPLLGRVNALRPSHEMNYRLVAELLATPDAWEWAEFTA
- a CDS encoding GNAT family N-acetyltransferase, which translates into the protein MPPRERVSAALSFRPARPDDADACAPLIFASGVREFGFFLGEPAATCIDFLGFAFGSKQGRFSYRRHRVAVDGNARVVAVLAVHDGRRTWLDDPHVALMLLLFFGIRRTVRMLLRGLTLESELPAPKSSQTLIAHCATHEQVRGTGLFSGLFADALHAGSLERDGGRQVVLDVLVSNTRAYALYRRLGFIELPRRAPVSPRLPRELESVRMQFVGRG
- a CDS encoding type I polyketide synthase, with translation MTKQIAIVGMACRFPGHVESPEDFWALLRDEKDAVTQVPADRFGTEFYQHPSKREAGKSYTFSAGVLDDVAGFDAAFFGISPREAQQMDPQQRLLLELAWETFEDAGVRPREMEGSNCAVYIGVASPDYGNRFVDDLNAVDPYSATGNTLSIASNRLSYLFDLRGPSVSVDTACSSSLVALHQACQALQSGDAEMALAGGVNLLLHPFGFVTFSKASMLSPRGRCRAFDATGDGYVRSEGGALVMLKTLDRALADGDTIHAVIAGSGVNSDGYSQGGISVPGAATQAALLRTVYDRAGVDPRSLAYVEAHGTGTAVGDPIEARALMEVASAGREVDRPLLIGSVKTNVGHLETASGMAGLMKAILCLKHRAVPKTLHFETPNPAIDFVGGRLRVVDRLTPLRSDGQPLVIGVNSFGFGGTNAHVVLKEAPGAVATAQAASDTHNETGNDIAPLPLILSARSAAALPALAERYLAALENGTSWNTLASNAAHRRQWLKYRAVIAPATSDEARAALGALIAPTPDQTTSALVQGDTPGDDTRLALVFSGNGSQWAGMGKQLLEQEPVFSAALDELDALWCADGSPSLVAALREGVSATLLEATEHAQPLLFALQVGVVRVIEARGVGFDVCLGHSVGEVAAAWASGALTLAQAVHVIKIRSRAQAATRGTGRMAAAGLGETAMRALLAQLGVDADVEVAGVNSPQAVTLAGPLDALQRVEAAVKESGRFFQMLDLDYAFHSRQMNPIEPGVLQGLADLTPGVATRRFVSTVTGAELAGTELDAHYWWRNIREPVRFGDAVAQVAQTGVRLFLEVGPHSILRTYVTQTLDDVRVSGRSLATLKRHHDSARMLQQAIHATIANGARVDAQRFAPMGARVALPSYPWQHERYWLGPTAEAYNLVNRRREHPLLGYRLHEHALAWENQLDPAGLPMLADHVVDGGVAFPGAGYVEMALAAARVHFGTASCAVENLEIRLPVVFQPQHSKLFRFTVDVRTASFTIETRDRMSDEAWSLNVTGRLLASGCALSDDAATSRLPAATLTDLFARPAMSGATLYDNTTAIGLTYGPAFQWVRSVQVDADADIALAEVDVPAVLAQAPADLDAYALHPALMDSGFHPLFALLAAADQSGLDHAAYVPVQLGRIDYLRGDAIRYVLARIERRSPHSVVASFEFADAQGAIVARLGACRFRRVDLKGRRQQAPARYTYIVEAKPLAADVDAHTLPEPAALLVDAAAALAGREDQSRRHVHLTEMLPLLDVLAGAYALQALDALKVFDHAALPDCAHPTLLARLAQIAVEDGLATRDGARLVRDDAACANLPGIDELWRELIAQSPAHVAELTLLAHCGAALPAVLRGDVSGAQILPPSRSSLVEHFFEASPTWTHVNALAGECLHRAIEGWSEPRRLRVLELDSPSSDVLQPLAIHVPVSRCDYTIAGTHEQLSGFDASGHPSMHIATIEFGETPRLSGIEAGERYDLVVASHVLAAQTEPRALLAALRGWLAPGALVVVTEPRNSRFADIVFDLDAEAAHANARRAAWLSPQALTKQLEAAGFEQVTRHAEQHLDLEGAPTLIVAREPRAASRAADAGNVATQATQAQPTHWSLLYAADSGDSASGAGSDTSDTLAAALQAAGHSTSTTILHTLRHDMSKLAAPAGHVHHVVFIAPDHSLSANADGADVMLAQQQTTLALAQLVRDLTAVAGIMQPQLWIVTRGGAPLAAPFADAATLRPEQAAMWGLGRVLANEHPELSSRLVDVCTGCRDAGALLARELLAADGEEEVLLTPHGRYVPRMLPAATAALRDKDAAPLRAQNEAAVLGFASPGSLRNLEWFGLPQRELAPDEVEIEPVATGLNFRDVMYAMGLLSDEAVENGFAGATIGMELSGRVARVGRDVARFAPGDAVLGFAPASFANHVWTKAEAIAHKPARLTFEEAATVPTTFFTAYYALCELARLRRGERVLVHGAAGGVGIAAIQLARHLGAEVFATAGSREKREFVRLLGADHVFDSRSLAFADEIRERTQGAGIDIVLNSLAGEAMVRSIDTLRPFGRFLELGKRDFYENSRIGLRPFRNNISYFGIDADQLMSALPGLTARLFDEVMQLFADGVLHPLPYRAFPAERVEEAFRHMQQARQIGKILVTYPAGTPSPARASSTAAALQLDPAAAYLIVGGTGGLGFATARWMMSRGARHLTLASRSGSLTPEFAEEAARWRNENGTQVHAAACDVTDAAALDLLLADIGQRGTPLKGVLHSAMVIDDGLVRNLDDARFAAVLAPKLAGAWNLHQATRTAALDFFVVYSSATTFLGNPGQSSYVAANSFLEALIVQRRAAGLAGTYMAWGPLDDVGFLARNAETREALQARIGGLSITSAEALHALERALVDLNAGEAVVRLDWQALSLGMPAARARRYTELHARGSHEPARQGGAQMRDQIAGLPFADALHLVEETLQAQIARILHMSPEKIETGRSILDMGMDSLMGMELGMAVEESFQVKLSIMTMAEGATVHSLAQRIVESIQTQDETADNGVAAQVAAVAAQHALDVGAHALADVADAMSAQAGALSASTSAPSGVTTELV
- a CDS encoding aminotransferase class I/II-fold pyridoxal phosphate-dependent enzyme produces the protein MGLGDNIRQQLAAKALMRQLERVSEEAQTPGAPLAAVGPRAVQDASRAAMCSFETMPGYQQVEILRQMGEKLQVQSPFFRVHDGIAGATTRIGGAEYLNYANYNYLGLAGDSRVSARAKEAIDRYGTSASASRMVAGERPVQRELETALASFYEVDDCVVFVSGHATNVTVIGSLFGPGDLIVHDSLAHNSIVQGAQLSGAKRLSFAHNDWQALDALLARVRHDYRRVLIAIEGLYSMDGDIPDLAQFVDIKRRHAAFLMVDEAHSLGVLGEHGLGVREQCGVASGDVDIWMGTLSKTLAGCGGFIAGSQALIDILRHLAPGFLYSVGLAPSLAAASLAALERLVAEPERVAQLRARGRQFLDEARAAGLDTGKSAGYAVVPIITGSTLKAAQWANAMFADGINVQPIFYPAVEEKAARLRFFICSTHEPEQISRTIAALKRLPR